A DNA window from Thiothrix subterranea contains the following coding sequences:
- the csy1 gene encoding type I-F CRISPR-associated protein Csy1, protein MTNPIVDFLEKRKQKPLKEAKKPVAEIEQEFQIAVWGASAANRAAQLSLVSHPGKFSHPDARITPVLFAGEYAADGYVRSGNANAGQDVVGNAAALDVYAFLSVVLDDGRNVLEHFEANSAALKALLAVGEETFAAWRTAFLQIKAVDGGAKTHTNVKQVYFPVAEGYHLLSVLYPSGLMTEHRERLRQMKFSEATKAAREARRKELFHEQGFADMTGLLTLHFGGTKPQNISKLNSNNGGEAWLMPCFPPELQQHYLHLPKADFFQWLRWDADWSEIITALHKLLQTDYNNVEIRQYRQRRIEQLFDWVMGRAVLLQQQPAGWSGAEGFRLPAAQRFWLDATYRESNPAPEQWQETITRSMSEWVVTSYKRFRKKQGDAVSLGEIEVKAFQAEMLGYAREHEEFLL, encoded by the coding sequence ATGACAAACCCGATTGTCGATTTTTTGGAAAAGCGTAAGCAGAAGCCGCTGAAAGAGGCGAAGAAGCCCGTCGCGGAAATTGAGCAGGAGTTTCAGATAGCGGTGTGGGGTGCAAGTGCTGCAAACCGCGCAGCCCAGCTCAGTCTGGTTTCGCACCCCGGCAAGTTTAGCCACCCTGACGCGCGGATTACGCCCGTGTTGTTTGCGGGTGAATACGCTGCTGATGGTTATGTGCGTTCTGGCAATGCGAACGCAGGGCAGGATGTAGTTGGCAATGCGGCGGCTTTGGATGTGTACGCTTTCCTGTCTGTCGTGTTGGACGATGGGCGCAACGTACTGGAACACTTTGAAGCGAACAGTGCCGCGCTGAAAGCCTTGTTAGCCGTGGGTGAGGAAACATTTGCCGCGTGGCGCACGGCATTTTTGCAAATCAAAGCGGTGGATGGGGGCGCGAAAACGCATACCAATGTGAAGCAGGTGTATTTTCCGGTGGCAGAGGGTTATCACTTGCTGTCGGTGTTATATCCGTCGGGCTTGATGACGGAACACCGCGAACGTTTGCGTCAGATGAAGTTTTCAGAAGCGACCAAAGCAGCACGGGAAGCGCGGCGTAAAGAGCTATTCCACGAACAAGGTTTTGCCGATATGACGGGATTGCTGACCCTGCATTTCGGCGGGACGAAGCCGCAAAACATCAGCAAGCTGAATAGCAATAACGGCGGTGAAGCGTGGTTGATGCCGTGTTTCCCGCCGGAATTGCAGCAGCATTACCTGCATTTGCCGAAAGCGGATTTTTTCCAATGGTTGCGTTGGGATGCGGACTGGAGCGAGATCATCACCGCCCTGCACAAGTTATTGCAGACCGATTACAACAACGTCGAGATTCGTCAATACCGGCAGCGGCGTATTGAGCAATTGTTTGATTGGGTCATGGGGCGGGCGGTGTTATTGCAACAGCAGCCAGCGGGTTGGTCGGGGGCGGAAGGTTTTCGTTTACCCGCAGCGCAACGCTTTTGGTTGGATGCGACATACCGTGAAAGTAACCCCGCACCGGAGCAATGGCAGGAAACCATTACGCGCAGCATGAGCGAGTGGGTCGTGACCAGCTATAAGCGTTTCCGCAAAAAACAGGGCGATGCCGTGAGTTTGGGTGAAATCGAAGTCAAGGCGTTTCAGGCAGAAATGCTGGGGTATGCGCGTGAGCATGAGGAGTTTTTGCTGTGA
- a CDS encoding class I SAM-dependent methyltransferase, with protein MINWLHSKLHRPEKGWDPVDPVWAQQYAAAEWQMVDNALLDKLEAQLGGLQGKRILDMGAGAGQYSVALAQRGAHVTWHDISHTYQRIAQQKAAVAKVNLHWSLGYLEETQALQPASFDLIFNRICWYYCQNDKAFAKQLCGLLAPGGLLYIHAPNSQFHGDTLSTSAQWRTVLNAGMGIKIGHPMLPPRGIATLFADLPISKLEADYRDPRNDVIWVWKASDGSRTS; from the coding sequence GTGATCAATTGGTTGCATAGCAAGCTGCATCGCCCCGAAAAAGGGTGGGATCCTGTCGATCCCGTATGGGCGCAACAATACGCCGCTGCCGAATGGCAAATGGTCGATAACGCCTTGCTGGATAAGCTTGAGGCGCAACTCGGTGGCTTGCAGGGCAAACGCATTCTTGATATGGGCGCGGGGGCGGGGCAATACAGCGTTGCTTTGGCGCAGCGGGGGGCGCATGTGACTTGGCACGATATTTCGCATACCTATCAACGCATTGCGCAACAAAAAGCGGCGGTTGCTAAGGTGAATTTGCATTGGTCATTAGGCTATTTGGAAGAGACGCAAGCGCTGCAACCCGCGAGTTTTGACCTGATTTTTAACCGGATTTGTTGGTATTACTGCCAAAATGATAAGGCGTTTGCCAAGCAGCTTTGCGGCTTATTAGCACCGGGTGGTTTGCTGTACATTCATGCGCCGAATAGCCAATTTCACGGGGATACGCTCTCGACATCGGCACAATGGCGTACTGTGTTGAATGCGGGGATGGGCATTAAAATCGGTCATCCGATGTTACCACCGCGCGGCATTGCCACGCTGTTTGCTGACCTGCCAATCAGCAAACTGGAAGCGGATTACCGTGACCCACGTAACGATGTTATTTGGGTGTGGAAAGCAAGTGACGGGTCACGTACATCATAA
- the csy2 gene encoding type I-F CRISPR-associated protein Csy2, with protein MSQYVLLKHLRVQNANAIASPFTFGFPAVTAFMGLAHALQRHLNPTADPDELLIRGVGIASHAFTMQDHQENYSRTLRLTANPLDKDGNRPSFVEEGRCHLTVSLVLEVDNLPDGRPLERLLAQFEPLLLARCKLAGGDILSVGAVQTLKDDKASLRCVMPSYVLMERRELMQEAMANGQDALDALHGFLQIRHTSERIKEGEDKATWHSQRARSGWLVPIATGFHALTEAGVAEQQRDSDTPHRFAESLVTLGEFVMPYRLDNLAALVWRYRHDGDFYTCTQQSRAAS; from the coding sequence GTGAGTCAGTATGTATTACTCAAACATCTGCGGGTGCAGAACGCGAATGCGATTGCCAGCCCGTTTACCTTTGGTTTTCCGGCAGTCACGGCGTTTATGGGTTTGGCTCATGCGTTGCAACGCCACTTGAACCCGACGGCTGACCCTGATGAATTGCTGATTCGGGGCGTGGGGATCGCGAGTCATGCGTTCACGATGCAAGACCATCAGGAAAATTACAGTCGCACGTTACGCTTGACCGCGAATCCGCTGGATAAGGATGGCAATCGCCCGTCATTTGTGGAGGAGGGGCGGTGTCATTTGACGGTTTCGTTAGTGCTGGAAGTCGATAATTTGCCGGATGGACGACCGTTGGAACGTTTACTGGCGCAGTTTGAACCGTTGTTGTTAGCACGGTGTAAATTGGCTGGCGGCGATATTCTATCAGTCGGGGCGGTGCAGACGCTGAAGGATGACAAAGCCAGTTTGCGTTGTGTGATGCCGTCCTACGTGCTGATGGAACGCCGTGAGTTGATGCAAGAAGCGATGGCGAACGGGCAGGACGCGCTGGATGCGTTGCACGGTTTCTTGCAAATCCGTCATACCAGCGAACGCATCAAGGAGGGCGAAGACAAAGCCACTTGGCATAGTCAACGGGCGCGTTCGGGGTGGCTGGTGCCGATTGCGACGGGCTTTCACGCGCTCACTGAAGCAGGTGTGGCGGAACAGCAGCGTGATAGCGACACGCCGCACCGTTTTGCTGAAAGTCTGGTGACGCTGGGCGAATTCGTTATGCCTTATCGCTTGGATAATCTTGCCGCGTTGGTGTGGCGTTACCGCCATGACGGCGATTTTTATACGTGTACGCAGCAATCCCGCGCTGCATCTTGA
- the cas6f gene encoding type I-F CRISPR-associated endoribonuclease Cas6/Csy4 has protein sequence MHYYVEITCLPDEGVSTAFIMGKVMDVLHLALVNLQQRLGRNPVGISFPEYGGAAQMGGKIRLFSQDQAHLESLNLPQQLQRLADYVHLRGISSIERPTLAFATFQRVQPKSSRERLIRRQAKRTGRADAVVRAQYQTFDEVRTDLPFVHMHSHSSTQSFRLFIEKRTAQPVGEWVFSTYGLSGCVGVPDF, from the coding sequence ATGCACTACTACGTTGAAATCACTTGTTTGCCGGATGAGGGCGTGTCGACGGCTTTTATCATGGGCAAGGTTATGGATGTGCTGCATTTGGCGTTGGTGAACTTGCAGCAGCGGTTGGGGCGTAATCCGGTGGGGATTAGCTTTCCTGAGTATGGGGGCGCGGCGCAGATGGGCGGGAAAATCCGCCTGTTCAGTCAGGATCAGGCGCATTTGGAAAGCCTGAATCTGCCCCAGCAGTTACAGCGCTTGGCGGATTATGTGCATCTGCGGGGTATCAGCAGTATCGAGCGCCCTACGCTGGCGTTTGCGACGTTTCAGCGGGTGCAGCCGAAATCCTCTAGGGAGCGCTTGATCCGACGGCAGGCGAAACGCACGGGGCGAGCGGATGCGGTGGTGCGTGCGCAATACCAAACCTTTGATGAAGTACGGACGGATTTGCCGTTTGTCCACATGCACAGTCACAGTAGCACGCAGTCTTTCCGCTTGTTTATTGAGAAGCGGACGGCGCAGCCGGTGGGGGAATGGGTGTTTAGCACGTATGGGCTGAGTGGTTGCGTGGGTGTTCCCGACTTTTAA
- a CDS encoding class I SAM-dependent methyltransferase, protein MSSPDTAYQAFTLEWHSNVATHRDCWFAPASTNTDSSGSATTFAAGEWVTPTQRAPVTFPRSQFITQHRQLTVTPRTGRFYPQAYAWEALDCSRSDFRPFRLIAATPNTLTADLNHPLAAYPLRIIKSEHAPLTPEISKALAETGAGMQAPYPNVSTDYYASYPFTRADERDDAQFYTTPRFVNHLDTTALAQVTAVYERLLRPGMHVLDLMTSHVSHLPDTLTDITVTGLGMNPAELAANPRLQQYAVHDLNQDTQLPFADDSFDAVICTVSIEYLTQPLAVMQELARVTRSGGKVIMAFSTRWFPPKAITLWTEMHPFERQGLVLDYFLKTGQFSDLHTESVRGLPRPLNDPHRRTAPLSDPVFAVWGTVTAFL, encoded by the coding sequence ATGAGTTCACCCGATACCGCGTACCAAGCGTTCACGCTGGAATGGCACAGCAACGTTGCCACCCACCGCGATTGTTGGTTTGCCCCCGCGTCTACGAATACTGACAGCAGTGGTTCGGCAACAACCTTCGCCGCCGGTGAATGGGTAACGCCCACTCAACGCGCCCCCGTTACTTTTCCACGCTCACAATTCATTACTCAACACCGCCAGCTCACGGTAACACCACGCACCGGGCGTTTTTACCCGCAAGCGTATGCGTGGGAAGCCTTGGATTGCAGCCGCAGTGACTTTCGCCCTTTTCGCTTGATTGCTGCAACGCCGAATACTTTGACGGCGGATTTGAATCACCCGCTGGCGGCTTATCCGCTGCGTATCATCAAGTCGGAACACGCCCCCCTCACGCCCGAAATTAGCAAAGCGCTCGCCGAAACCGGCGCGGGGATGCAAGCGCCCTACCCCAACGTATCCACTGATTATTATGCCTCCTATCCCTTTACGCGGGCGGATGAACGCGATGATGCGCAATTTTACACAACGCCACGTTTCGTGAATCATTTGGATACCACCGCACTGGCGCAAGTTACCGCCGTGTATGAGCGCTTGCTACGCCCCGGTATGCACGTCCTTGATCTCATGACCAGCCACGTTTCACACCTGCCCGACACCTTGACCGATATAACCGTCACCGGGCTTGGCATGAATCCGGCAGAACTCGCCGCTAACCCGCGTTTACAACAGTATGCGGTGCATGACCTCAATCAAGACACACAACTGCCTTTTGCTGATGACAGCTTTGATGCGGTTATTTGCACGGTTTCCATCGAATATTTAACTCAGCCATTAGCCGTGATGCAGGAATTAGCACGGGTAACGCGAAGCGGTGGCAAAGTGATTATGGCATTTTCAACCCGTTGGTTTCCGCCTAAAGCCATTACGCTGTGGACAGAAATGCACCCGTTTGAACGCCAAGGCTTGGTGTTGGATTATTTTCTGAAAACGGGGCAGTTTAGTGACTTGCATACGGAATCAGTGCGGGGATTACCGCGCCCGCTGAATGATCCGCATCGGCGTACTGCGCCGTTATCCGACCCTGTGTTTGCGGTGTGGGGAACGGTTACTGCATTTTTATAA
- the csy3 gene encoding type I-F CRISPR-associated protein Csy3: protein MAKEVKATAKKAKSAMPSVLAFEKKLVPSDAQMFAVNWAERHGKAQGLALQLKSVRGTISNRLPVALLVALEKDPAKLNAEVEKPNLQTVDHCALPSDCDTLKVRFTLKVLSGVAVPSACNNQEFNDSYREAVEGYIGKTSFTELAKRYATNLANARFLWRNRVGAESIEVVVTHLEGEKQTQWTFDAKAIGLHDFDNPAVAALAQVMADSLSGKREFALLEVVAYSRLGQGQEVYPSEELVTVKENKSKVLYETGGIAALHSQKVGNALRTIDTWYDDAARPIAVEAYGAVTNLGMAYRKPTEKKDFYTLFDRFGVGERLSDTEEHYVMAMLVRGGVFGQSSK, encoded by the coding sequence ATGGCTAAAGAAGTGAAAGCAACCGCGAAAAAGGCAAAATCGGCGATGCCGTCAGTATTGGCGTTCGAGAAGAAACTCGTGCCATCCGATGCGCAGATGTTCGCGGTGAACTGGGCGGAACGTCACGGCAAGGCGCAAGGGCTGGCGTTGCAGTTGAAGTCGGTGCGCGGCACGATTTCCAATCGTTTACCTGTTGCCTTGTTGGTTGCGTTGGAGAAAGACCCGGCAAAACTGAATGCCGAAGTCGAAAAGCCTAACCTGCAAACGGTTGATCATTGCGCATTACCGAGCGATTGCGACACGCTCAAAGTGCGCTTTACGCTGAAAGTGTTGAGCGGCGTGGCTGTGCCTTCGGCGTGTAATAACCAAGAATTTAACGATAGCTATCGGGAAGCAGTGGAAGGTTATATCGGCAAAACCAGCTTTACTGAGTTGGCAAAACGCTATGCGACCAACTTGGCGAATGCGCGTTTCTTGTGGCGTAACCGCGTGGGGGCGGAAAGCATTGAGGTGGTGGTGACGCACCTTGAGGGCGAAAAGCAGACGCAGTGGACGTTTGATGCAAAGGCGATTGGGTTACATGACTTTGATAATCCGGCGGTGGCGGCATTGGCACAAGTGATGGCGGATAGCTTGAGCGGCAAGCGTGAATTCGCGCTGCTAGAGGTGGTGGCGTATAGCCGTTTGGGGCAGGGGCAGGAAGTCTACCCCAGTGAAGAGCTGGTGACGGTCAAGGAAAACAAGAGCAAGGTGTTGTATGAAACCGGCGGGATTGCGGCGTTGCATTCGCAAAAAGTCGGCAATGCGTTGCGTACCATTGATACGTGGTATGACGATGCGGCGCGTCCGATTGCGGTGGAGGCGTATGGCGCGGTGACGAACTTGGGGATGGCGTACCGTAAACCGACCGAGAAGAAGGATTTCTATACGCTGTTTGACCGTTTTGGCGTGGGCGAGCGTTTGAGCGACACCGAAGAGCATTACGTGATGGCGATGCTGGTGCGTGGTGGTGTGTTCGGTCAGTCATCCAAGTAG
- the creD gene encoding cell envelope integrity protein CreD, with amino-acid sequence MSEQLPPQLPKSALHQLSQSLGLRTLVVMLLALLMLIPLFFADTVVKERQADYQAALSSVAERWGGKQTLTGPVLVVPYVEHFTSVDTISDENGESRVVSKDVFNDRTAILLPEALEIRANLNEEHRQQGIYDALVYNATISLSGKFNHAQVLQSSEGERRILWNKAFVALGLSDQRAVDTASSFFWNDGRIDMQPGTRLSKLLPSGFHIPLSVNADSTPSNEFKLTLNLRGSDGLFFAPLGQTTAIRMTSAWTHPNFQGDLLPNKHDITAAGFNAAWDIPHLVRSYPQYWVLEDQQTYDLHSFSAGVGLHEPDSLYTLIDRAVKYGALFIGLTFLVFLAFEISLKQRLHVLQYGLVGAALSLFYLILLAAAEHIGFLYAYAAAAATTIFSITVYTGMILRQWRQTFLLFLLLVLLYGSLYLLLQMEDYALLIGVGLLLFATLLMMYVTRHLLSTPK; translated from the coding sequence ATGTCGGAGCAACTTCCCCCGCAACTCCCCAAATCCGCGTTACATCAATTATCGCAATCACTGGGTTTACGCACTCTAGTCGTCATGTTACTGGCGCTGTTGATGTTAATTCCGCTGTTTTTTGCCGACACCGTGGTGAAGGAACGCCAAGCCGATTACCAAGCGGCGTTGAGCAGTGTTGCAGAGCGCTGGGGTGGCAAACAAACCCTTACAGGCCCAGTTTTAGTCGTGCCGTATGTTGAACACTTCACCAGCGTTGACACCATTAGCGATGAAAACGGTGAAAGCCGCGTGGTCAGCAAAGACGTTTTCAATGACCGTACCGCGATTCTGCTGCCCGAAGCGCTTGAAATCCGCGCTAATCTCAATGAAGAACACCGGCAACAAGGCATTTACGATGCGCTTGTTTACAATGCCACCATTAGCTTAAGTGGCAAGTTCAACCACGCACAAGTGCTGCAATCCAGTGAAGGCGAACGCCGCATTCTGTGGAATAAAGCCTTCGTCGCCTTGGGCTTAAGCGACCAACGTGCCGTTGATACCGCTTCCAGCTTTTTCTGGAATGACGGGCGTATCGACATGCAACCCGGCACGCGCCTGAGCAAATTACTCCCCTCTGGTTTTCACATTCCTTTGAGCGTCAATGCCGATAGCACGCCTAGCAATGAATTCAAATTAACCCTCAATCTGCGTGGCAGTGACGGGTTATTTTTCGCCCCCTTGGGGCAAACCACCGCGATTCGCATGACATCGGCTTGGACACATCCCAATTTTCAGGGCGACTTATTGCCCAACAAACACGACATTACCGCAGCGGGCTTTAATGCCGCATGGGACATCCCCCACCTCGTGCGTAGCTACCCGCAATATTGGGTACTGGAAGATCAGCAAACTTATGACTTACACAGCTTCAGTGCCGGAGTGGGTTTGCATGAACCGGACTCGCTCTACACCCTGATTGACCGCGCGGTAAAATACGGGGCGCTGTTTATTGGCCTGACATTCTTGGTATTTCTCGCGTTTGAAATCAGCCTCAAACAACGGCTGCACGTTTTACAATACGGCTTGGTAGGCGCGGCGTTATCGCTGTTTTACCTAATATTGCTGGCAGCGGCGGAACACATCGGCTTTCTGTATGCCTATGCAGCAGCGGCAGCTACCACTATTTTCAGCATTACGGTTTACACCGGAATGATATTGCGCCAATGGCGGCAAACTTTCTTACTGTTTTTGTTACTGGTGCTGCTGTACGGCTCGCTGTATTTATTGCTACAAATGGAAGACTACGCGCTACTAATCGGCGTGGGGCTATTGCTGTTTGCCACCCTGCTTATGATGTACGTGACCCGTCACTTGCTTTCCACACCCAAATAA
- a CDS encoding AAA family ATPase yields the protein MRIPYGISNFKDLITGGYVYIDKTDYIAKLEEAGKYHILLRPRRFGKSLMLSALEHYYDIGSKADFEAIFSKLYIGKHPTPLQSSYQVLFMEFSGIETGSHEQILSGFNVNVNIYLQAFLKRYGYGAEAIAGLADCPAPADKLKHVFNVASGKKILLLVDEYDHFANTVLAEDLELFRRITGKGGFVRSFYETVKAATQRGIVDRLFITGVTPITLDSMTSGFNIGENISFDKSFNTVTGFTKAEVAGLLQPLIETCQLDAEKLMEDVTRWYNGYRFHPNARESVYNANMVLYFLKNFDREECAYPERMLDDNIASDYGKLMGLFKIGNPDENYAVLDELINTGEVIAQQRRKFDFDKGFERDDFISLLAYMGFASLQGKTLSGEVFAIPNHVMQELYFQYFKVELERRNQITIPNRGLALAVEVLALHDNLQPLADEMQRVLQVLSNRDFTNMDEKHVKTLLLTLLYQVSFYFIQSEREMNHKYPDILLLERSPFVVQHQHLIELKYAKKSDKEKGWKAKRKEGIEQVEGYLQLPEIATLPKLSAWVLLTDGERVDVIKMQ from the coding sequence ATGAGAATCCCTTACGGCATCAGCAACTTCAAAGACCTGATTACTGGCGGCTACGTTTACATCGACAAGACGGATTACATCGCCAAGCTGGAAGAAGCAGGCAAATACCACATCCTGCTGCGCCCGCGCCGTTTCGGCAAAAGCCTGATGCTCTCCGCACTGGAGCATTATTACGACATCGGCAGCAAGGCCGATTTTGAAGCAATATTTTCCAAACTTTACATCGGCAAACACCCCACGCCACTACAAAGCAGCTACCAAGTGCTGTTCATGGAGTTCAGCGGCATCGAAACCGGCAGCCACGAACAAATACTCAGCGGCTTCAATGTCAACGTCAACATTTACTTGCAAGCCTTCTTGAAGCGTTACGGCTACGGGGCAGAAGCCATTGCAGGGCTTGCGGACTGCCCCGCCCCTGCTGACAAGCTGAAACATGTGTTTAATGTTGCCAGTGGGAAAAAAATTCTGCTGCTAGTCGATGAATACGACCATTTCGCCAATACAGTACTGGCGGAGGATTTGGAGCTGTTCCGGCGTATCACCGGTAAGGGTGGTTTTGTGCGCAGCTTCTACGAAACCGTCAAGGCGGCAACCCAACGCGGCATTGTTGACCGCCTGTTTATCACGGGCGTTACGCCTATCACGCTCGATAGCATGACCAGCGGCTTCAATATCGGCGAAAATATTTCCTTCGATAAAAGCTTCAATACGGTGACAGGTTTCACCAAGGCGGAAGTGGCGGGGCTGCTCCAACCGCTGATAGAAACTTGCCAACTGGATGCGGAAAAGCTGATGGAGGACGTGACGCGCTGGTACAACGGCTACCGTTTTCACCCGAATGCCCGCGAGAGCGTTTATAACGCCAATATGGTGCTGTATTTCCTGAAAAACTTTGACCGTGAGGAGTGTGCTTATCCTGAGCGGATGCTGGACGACAACATCGCTTCGGATTACGGCAAACTAATGGGGCTATTCAAGATCGGCAACCCTGATGAAAACTACGCGGTGCTGGATGAGCTGATCAATACTGGGGAGGTGATTGCCCAGCAACGGCGCAAATTCGACTTCGACAAGGGGTTTGAGCGTGACGACTTCATCAGCCTGCTGGCGTACATGGGCTTTGCGTCCCTGCAAGGCAAAACCCTCTCTGGCGAAGTGTTCGCCATCCCTAACCATGTGATGCAGGAGTTGTACTTCCAATACTTCAAGGTGGAATTAGAACGCCGCAACCAGATTACCATCCCCAACCGTGGGTTGGCTTTGGCTGTGGAAGTGTTGGCGCTGCATGACAACCTTCAGCCGTTGGCGGATGAAATGCAGCGGGTGCTACAAGTGCTGTCGAACCGCGATTTCACCAATATGGATGAAAAGCACGTCAAGACCCTGCTACTGACCCTGTTGTACCAAGTGTCGTTCTACTTCATCCAGAGCGAGCGGGAAATGAACCATAAATACCCCGACATCCTGCTGCTGGAGCGCAGCCCGTTTGTGGTTCAGCACCAACACCTGATTGAGTTGAAATACGCCAAGAAAAGCGACAAAGAAAAGGGCTGGAAAGCCAAACGTAAGGAGGGCATCGAACAGGTGGAAGGCTATTTGCAGCTACCGGAGATTGCCACCCTGCCCAAGCTCAGCGCGTGGGTGCTGTTGACGGATGGGGAGCGGGTTGATGTTATAAAAATGCAGTAA
- a CDS encoding SCP2 sterol-binding domain-containing protein, translating to MLKQTALASCLLMLAVAPVQAAEFMDAAWAKQACDAWNADATLTSGLKESDGYSWIQNDNSRGYKLVQMYRTDCGESTKVQLNISLQNDKAMCNYGGAPDGKKMDASYDYLMHATDADWACMGEGKFGCGAMGAMGTGKLKFTGPKMEAMKVMGPFENFLKLTGKVAGTKTECKAK from the coding sequence ATGTTAAAACAAACAGCTTTGGCGTCCTGCCTACTGATGCTGGCGGTAGCGCCTGTCCAAGCGGCAGAATTTATGGATGCGGCATGGGCGAAACAAGCCTGTGATGCGTGGAATGCCGATGCCACCTTAACCAGTGGCTTGAAAGAGAGCGATGGCTATTCATGGATTCAAAATGACAACAGCCGAGGCTACAAATTGGTGCAAATGTACCGCACAGATTGCGGCGAAAGCACCAAAGTGCAGCTCAACATCAGTTTGCAAAATGACAAAGCCATGTGCAATTACGGCGGCGCACCGGATGGCAAAAAAATGGACGCCAGCTACGACTACCTCATGCACGCTACCGATGCAGATTGGGCGTGCATGGGTGAAGGCAAGTTCGGTTGTGGTGCAATGGGTGCAATGGGCACGGGCAAACTCAAATTCACCGGTCCGAAAATGGAAGCCATGAAAGTCATGGGGCCATTCGAGAATTTCCTTAAACTCACCGGCAAAGTTGCGGGTACAAAAACGGAATGCAAGGCTAAGTAA